In Thunnus thynnus chromosome 11, fThuThy2.1, whole genome shotgun sequence, the following proteins share a genomic window:
- the dip2a gene encoding disco-interacting protein 2 homolog A isoform X6 codes for MAERTSTGLLTMMLEPTPAVAMTLPAEVREKLAELELELSEGDITQKGYEKKRGKLLAPYIPQIQGVDPSLQIDNRIQASSQVALPGSKHNKSRAANTRDERFRSDLHTEAVQAALAKYKERKMPMPSKRRSVLVQSSVEACTPPDTSSASEDEGSLRRQGRLATSTPYQGHGHPAVEHWFNRVIQGSSTSSSASSTSSHPGGRSVTTTNSTAHAALNANAAATALADLMAHTHLDNHTAPPDVTGLSERSLLHAERPQVASVRGVSRGHNHHTSVMETADGVPVNSRVSSKIQQLLNTLKRPKRPPLREFFVDDFEELLDVQQPDPNQPKPEGQQMSPLEGEPLGVVTNWPPSLPAALQRWGTTHPKSPCLTALDNAGKPVYTLTYGKLWTRSQKLAYTLLNKLSTRNEPLLMPGDRVALVFPNNDPVMFMVAFYGCLLAELVPVPIEVPLTRKDAGSQQIGFLLGSCGVTLALTTDACQKGLPKAQTGEVATFKGWPRLLWFVTDGKHVVKPPKDWHPPIREASNDIAYIEYKTSKEGSTMGITVSHSAMLAHCHALTQACGYAEAETITNVLDFKREAGLWHGVLTSVMNRMHVISIPYSLMKVNPLSWIQKVHTYKARVAVVKSRDMHWSLLAQRDQRDISLSSLRMLIVADGANPWSISSCDAFLNVFQARGLRPEVICPCASSSEAMTVAIRRPPEMGVPPPGKAVLSMGGLSHSVIRVDTEEKLSVLTVQDVGQVMPGAVVCVVRVEGTPYLCQTDEVGEICVSSGCTGVAYYGLPGMTKNIFETIPVTSSGLPISDRPFSRTSLLGFVGPDSLVFVVGKMDGMMVVSGRRHNADDVVATALAVEPMKFVYRGRIAVFSVSVLHDERIVVVAEQRPDASEEDSFQWMSRVLQAIDSIHQVGVYCLALVPANTLPKAPLGGIHISETKQRFLEGALHPCNVLMCPHTCVTNLPKPRQKQPEVGPASMIVGNLVAGKRIAQACGRDVAQLEDNDQFLYIQDVLQWRAQATPDHPLFLVLNAKGTVASTASCLQLHKRAERVAAALMGRLNTGDHVALVYPPGIDLIATFYGCLYAGCVPVTVRPPHPQNLATTLPTVKMIVEVSKSVCILTTQAIMKLLKSKEAAAAVDIKSWPMVLDTDDLPRKKSPQMYKPPTPEMLAYLDFSVSTTGILAGVKMSHAATSALCRSIKLQCELYPSRQIAICLDPYCGLGFALWCLCSVYSGHQSILVPPLELESNASLWLAAVSQYKVRVTFCSYSVMEMCTKGLGSQTEALRLRNVNLSCVRTCMVVAEERPRISLTQSFSKIFKDLGLSPRAVSTTFGCRVNVAICLQPNRLGKLAEQGTAGPDPTTVYVDMRALRHDRVRLVERGSPHSLPLMESGKILPGVKVIIANTETKGPLGDSHLGEIWVSSPHNATGYYTVYGEEALHADHFNTKLSFGDTQTVWARTGYLGFLRRTELTDASGERHDALYVVGSLDETLELRGMRYHPIDIETSVIRSHKSIAECAVFTWTNLLVVVVELEGSEQEALDLVALVTNVVLEEHYLIVGVVVVVDPGVIPINSRGEKQRMHLRDGFLADQLDPIYVAYNM; via the exons acacctccTCAGCGTCGGAAGACGAGGGCTCGCTGCGCCGGCAGGGACGTCTGGCCACCTCCACGCCCTACCAGGGCCACGGCCACCCAGCCGTTGAGCACTGGTTTAACCGTGTCATCCAGGGTTCGTCCACCTCATCCTCCGCGTCATCCACCTCATCCCACCCGGGAGGGAGATCTGTCACCACCACCAACAGCACTGCCCACGCGGCCCTCAACGCCAACGCCGCAGCTACTGCACTGGCCGACCTTATGGCACACACCCACCTAG ATAACCACACAGCTCCCCCCGACGTGACGGGGCTGTCGGAGCGCTCCTTGCTTCATGCAGAGCGGCCCCAGGTGGCCTCGGTGCGAGGCGTCTCCCGTGGCCACAACCACCACACCAGCGTCATGGAGACTGCAGATG GTGTTCCAGTAAACAGTCGCGTCTCCTCCAAAATCCAGCAGCTGCTCAACACTCTGAAAAGACCAAAGCGGCCGCCGTTGCGAGAGTTCTTTGTTGACGACTTTGAGGAGCTATTGGATG TCCAGCAGCCAGATCCCAACCAGCCAAAGCCAGAAGGCCAGCAGATGAGCCCCCTGGAAGGAGAGCCTCTCGGCGTGGTGACCAACTGGCCTCCCTCTTTGCCAGCAGCCTTGCAACGGTGGGGCACCACGCACCCTAAAAGCCCCTGTCTGACGGCACTTGACAATGCTGGCAAACCCGTCTACACACTCACCTACG GTAAACTATGGACCCGCAGTCAGAAACTGGCCTACACTCTTCTTAACAAGCTGAGCACCAGAAATGAGCCTTTGCTTATGCCTGGAGATAGA GTTGCACTTGTGTTCCCCAACAATGACCCAGTGATGTTCATGGTGGCCTTCTACGGCTGTCTCTTGGCAGAGCTGGTGCCTGTGCCTATTGAAGTGCCACTGACCAGAAAG GATGCAGGAAGTCAACAGATTGGTTTTCTGTTGGGCAGCTGTGGCGTCACGTTGGCACTGACCACTGATGCTTGTCAGAAAGGCCTGCCCAAAGCACAAACGGGGGAGGTAGCCACTTTCAAAG GCTGGCCACGGTTGCTGTGGTTTGTGACAGATGGAAAACATGTTGTGAAGCCTCCTAAAGACTGGCATCCTCCAATACGGGAAGCCAGTAATGACATAGCCTACATAGAA TATAAAACCAGCAAGGAGGGAAGCACCATGGGGATCACAGTGTCCCATTCAgccatgctggctcactgtcacgcCCTCACACAAGCCTGCGGCTACGCTGAGG CCGAGACCATCACCAATGTCCTGGACTTCAAGAGAGAAGCAGGATTATGGCATGGTGTTCTCACT AGCGTCATGAATCGGATGCACGTGATCAGCATTCCTTACTCCCTGATGAAAGTCAACCCCCTCTCCTGGATACAGAAGGTTCACACATACAAAG CGCGGGTAGCAGTGGTGAAGTCGAGGGACATGCACTGGTCTCTGCTGGCCCAAAGAGACCAGAGAGACATCAGCCTGAGCTCACTGCGCATGCTGATCGTAGCTGATGGAGCCAACCCAT GGTCGATATCCTCCTGCGATGCCTTCCTCAACGTGTTCCAGGCACGTGGGTTGCGACCTGAGGTGATCTGTCCATGTGCCAGCTCTTCAGAAGCCATGACTGTCGCCATCCGCAG ACCTCCAGAAATGGGCGTTCCTCCTCCAGGGAAGGCTGTGCTATCTATGGGTGGGCTGAGCCATAGTGTGATCCGTGTGGACACAGAGGAGAAActctctgtcctcacagtgCAGGATGTGGGACAGGTCATGCCTGGAG CTGTGGTTTGTGTGGTGCGAGTGGAGGGGACACCCTATCTCTGTCAGACAGACGAGGTTGGAGAGATCTGCGTGAGCTCAGGTTGCACTGGTGTAGCTTATTACGGCCTCCCAGGCATGACCAAGAACATTTTTGAG ACCATCCCAGTAACATCGTCTGGGCTTCCCATCAGTGACAGACCCTTCAGCAGGACCTCACTGCTGGGCTTTGTGGGACCA GACAGCCTTGTGTTTGTGGTGGGGAAGATGGATGGGATGATGGTGGTCAGTGGACGGAGACACAATGCTGACGACGTGGTTGCCACAGCACTGGCAGTGGAGCCCATGAAGTTTGTGTACAGGGggag GAtagctgtgttttctgtgtcagtgCTGCATGATGAGAGGATTGTTgttgtggcagagcagagaccAGACGCCTCTGAGGAAGACAGCTTCCAGTGGATGAGCCGTGTCCTTCAG gcCATCGACAGCATCCACCAGGTCGGGGTGTACTGCTTGGCTCTGGTGCCTGCCAACACGCTTCCCAAGGCTCCCCTGGGTGGCATTCATATATCTGAGACAAAACAGCGCTTCCTGGAGGGCGCCTTGCACCCCTGCAACGTCCTCATGTGCCCTCACACGTGTGTCACGAATCTACCCAAGCCGAGACAAAAACAGCCAG AGGTCGGACCTGCTTCTATGATAGTGGGCAACCTGGTGGCAGGCAAGAGGATAGCACAGGCCTGTGGGAGAGATGTGGCCCAACTAGAGGACAATGACCAG TTCCTCTACATACAGGATGTGCTGCAGTGGAGAGCTCAGGCCACTCCGGACCATCCACTGTTTCTTGTTCTCAATGCTAAG GGCACGGTGGCTAGTACGGCTTCCTGTCTGCAGCTGCACAAGCGGGCAGAGCGGGTTGCTGCGGCACTTATGGGACGCCTCAACACCGGAGACCATGTAGCGCTCGTCTACCCACCAG GAATCGACCTGATTGCCACCTTTTATGGCTGCCTGTATGCTGGCTGTGTCCCAGTGACTGTCAGACCCCCGCACCCGCAGAACCTGGCCACCACCCTGCCCACCGTCAAGATGATTGTTGAG GTCAGTAAGTCGGTGTGTATCCTGACCACTCAAGCAATAATGAAGCTGCTGAAATCCaaagaggctgctgctgctgtggacaTCAAGAGCTGGCCCATGGTGCTGGACACAG ATGACCTCCCCAGGAAGAAGAGTCCCCAGATGTATAAGCCTCCGACCCCTGAGATGTTGGCTTACCTGGACTTCAGTGTGTCCACAACAGGCATCCTAGCAGGGGTCAAA ATGTCTCACGCTGCCACTAGTGCCTTGTGTCGCTCCATCAAACTGCAGTGTGAGCTCTACCCTTCTCGGCAGATCGCCATCTGTCTGGACCCCTACTGTGGCCTGGGTTTCGCTCTCTGGTGCTTGTGCAG TGTGTACTCGGGCCATCAGTCGATCCTCGTTCCCCCTCTGGAGCTGGAGAGCAATGCGTCTCTGTGGCTGGCGGCGGTCAGCCAATACAAAGTGCGCGTTACCTTCTGCTCTTACTCAGTCATGGAGATGTGCACCAAGGGCCTGGGTTCACAGACAGAAGCACTGCGG TTGCGAAATGTGAACCTGTCTTGTGTGCGTACGTGCATGGTGGTAGCAGAGGAGAGGCCTCGCATATCACTAACTCAGTCCTTCTCAAAGATTTTCAAGGACTTGGGGCTTTCACCTCGTGCCGTCAGCACCACCTTCGGCTGCAGGGTTAATGTGGCGATCTGTTTGCAG CCCAACAGGTTAGGGAAACTGGCTGAGCAG GGCACAGCCGGACCGGACCCCACCACCGTTTACGTGGACATGAGAGCTCTACGACATGATCG GGTTCGCCTGGTAGAGAGGGGGTCTCCACACAGCTTGCCACTGATGGAGTCAGGAAAG ATCCTTCCAGGAGTGAAGGTGATTATTGCCAACACAGAGACTAAAGGACCCTTGGGAGACTCCCATCTAGGAGAG ATCTGGGTGAGCAGTCCTCACAATGCCACGGGCTACTACACTGTTTATGGAGAGGAGGCGCTGCATGCTGACCACTTCAACACCAAGCTCAGCTTTGGCGACACTCAGACTGTCTGGGCAAGGACGGGCTATCTGGGCTTCCTGCGGCGCACTGAGCTGACTGATGCCAGTGGAG aGCGCCATGACGCCCTTTATGTGGTGGGCTCTCTTGATGAGACTCTGGAGCTGAGGGGAATGAGGTATCACCCAATTGACATCGAGACCTCTGTCATCCGTTCTCACAAGAGTATAGCTGAATG TGCGGTGTTCACTTGGAccaacctgctggtggtggtggtggagctTGAGGGATCAGAGCAGGAGGCCCTGGACCTGGTGGCCCTGGTCACCAATGTTGTCCTGGAGGAGCACTACCTCATTGTaggtgtggtggtggtggtcgaCCCCGGCGTCATCCCTATCAACTCCCGAGGGGAGAAGCAGCGCATGCACCTGAGAGATGGATTCTTGGCAGACCAACTGGACCCCATATACGTGGCTTACAACATGTGA
- the dip2a gene encoding disco-interacting protein 2 homolog A isoform X5, giving the protein MAERTSTGLLTMMLEPTPAVAMTLPAEVREKLAELELELSEGDITQKGYEKKRGKLLAPYIPQIQGVDPSLQIDNRIQASSQVALPGSKHNKSRAANTRDERFRSDLHTEAVQAALAKYKERKMPMPSKRRSVLVQSSVEACTPPDTSSASEDEGSLRRQGRLATSTPYQGHGHPAVEHWFNRVIQGSSTSSSASSTSSHPGGRSVTTTNSTAHAALNANAAATALADLMAHTHLDNHTAPPDVTGLSERSLLHAERPQVASVRGVSRGHNHHTSVMETADGVPVNSRVSSKIQQLLNTLKRPKRPPLREFFVDDFEELLDVQQPDPNQPKPEGQQMSPLEGEPLGVVTNWPPSLPAALQRWGTTHPKSPCLTALDNAGKPVYTLTYGKLWTRSQKLAYTLLNKLSTRNEPLLMPGDRVALVFPNNDPVMFMVAFYGCLLAELVPVPIEVPLTRKDAGSQQIGFLLGSCGVTLALTTDACQKGLPKAQTGEVATFKGWPRLLWFVTDGKHVVKPPKDWHPPIREASNDIAYIEYKTSKEGSTMGITVSHSAMLAHCHALTQACGYAEAETITNVLDFKREAGLWHGVLTSVMNRMHVISIPYSLMKVNPLSWIQKVHTYKARVAVVKSRDMHWSLLAQRDQRDISLSSLRMLIVADGANPWSISSCDAFLNVFQARGLRPEVICPCASSSEAMTVAIRRPPEMGVPPPGKAVLSMGGLSHSVIRVDTEEKLSVLTVQDVGQVMPGAVVCVVRVEGTPYLCQTDEVGEICVSSGCTGVAYYGLPGMTKNIFETIPVTSSGLPISDRPFSRTSLLGFVGPDSLVFVVGKMDGMMVVSGRRHNADDVVATALAVEPMKFVYRGRIAVFSVSVLHDERIVVVAEQRPDASEEDSFQWMSRVLQAIDSIHQVGVYCLALVPANTLPKAPLGGIHISETKQRFLEGALHPCNVLMCPHTCVTNLPKPRQKQPEVGPASMIVGNLVAGKRIAQACGRDVAQLEDNDQARKFLYIQDVLQWRAQATPDHPLFLVLNAKGTVASTASCLQLHKRAERVAAALMGRLNTGDHVALVYPPGIDLIATFYGCLYAGCVPVTVRPPHPQNLATTLPTVKMIVEVSKSVCILTTQAIMKLLKSKEAAAAVDIKSWPMVLDTDDLPRKKSPQMYKPPTPEMLAYLDFSVSTTGILAGVKMSHAATSALCRSIKLQCELYPSRQIAICLDPYCGLGFALWCLCSVYSGHQSILVPPLELESNASLWLAAVSQYKVRVTFCSYSVMEMCTKGLGSQTEALRLRNVNLSCVRTCMVVAEERPRISLTQSFSKIFKDLGLSPRAVSTTFGCRVNVAICLQPNRLGKLAEQGTAGPDPTTVYVDMRALRHDRVRLVERGSPHSLPLMESGKILPGVKVIIANTETKGPLGDSHLGEIWVSSPHNATGYYTVYGEEALHADHFNTKLSFGDTQTVWARTGYLGFLRRTELTDASGERHDALYVVGSLDETLELRGMRYHPIDIETSVIRSHKSIAECAVFTWTNLLVVVVELEGSEQEALDLVALVTNVVLEEHYLIVGVVVVVDPGVIPINSRGEKQRMHLRDGFLADQLDPIYVAYNM; this is encoded by the exons acacctccTCAGCGTCGGAAGACGAGGGCTCGCTGCGCCGGCAGGGACGTCTGGCCACCTCCACGCCCTACCAGGGCCACGGCCACCCAGCCGTTGAGCACTGGTTTAACCGTGTCATCCAGGGTTCGTCCACCTCATCCTCCGCGTCATCCACCTCATCCCACCCGGGAGGGAGATCTGTCACCACCACCAACAGCACTGCCCACGCGGCCCTCAACGCCAACGCCGCAGCTACTGCACTGGCCGACCTTATGGCACACACCCACCTAG ATAACCACACAGCTCCCCCCGACGTGACGGGGCTGTCGGAGCGCTCCTTGCTTCATGCAGAGCGGCCCCAGGTGGCCTCGGTGCGAGGCGTCTCCCGTGGCCACAACCACCACACCAGCGTCATGGAGACTGCAGATG GTGTTCCAGTAAACAGTCGCGTCTCCTCCAAAATCCAGCAGCTGCTCAACACTCTGAAAAGACCAAAGCGGCCGCCGTTGCGAGAGTTCTTTGTTGACGACTTTGAGGAGCTATTGGATG TCCAGCAGCCAGATCCCAACCAGCCAAAGCCAGAAGGCCAGCAGATGAGCCCCCTGGAAGGAGAGCCTCTCGGCGTGGTGACCAACTGGCCTCCCTCTTTGCCAGCAGCCTTGCAACGGTGGGGCACCACGCACCCTAAAAGCCCCTGTCTGACGGCACTTGACAATGCTGGCAAACCCGTCTACACACTCACCTACG GTAAACTATGGACCCGCAGTCAGAAACTGGCCTACACTCTTCTTAACAAGCTGAGCACCAGAAATGAGCCTTTGCTTATGCCTGGAGATAGA GTTGCACTTGTGTTCCCCAACAATGACCCAGTGATGTTCATGGTGGCCTTCTACGGCTGTCTCTTGGCAGAGCTGGTGCCTGTGCCTATTGAAGTGCCACTGACCAGAAAG GATGCAGGAAGTCAACAGATTGGTTTTCTGTTGGGCAGCTGTGGCGTCACGTTGGCACTGACCACTGATGCTTGTCAGAAAGGCCTGCCCAAAGCACAAACGGGGGAGGTAGCCACTTTCAAAG GCTGGCCACGGTTGCTGTGGTTTGTGACAGATGGAAAACATGTTGTGAAGCCTCCTAAAGACTGGCATCCTCCAATACGGGAAGCCAGTAATGACATAGCCTACATAGAA TATAAAACCAGCAAGGAGGGAAGCACCATGGGGATCACAGTGTCCCATTCAgccatgctggctcactgtcacgcCCTCACACAAGCCTGCGGCTACGCTGAGG CCGAGACCATCACCAATGTCCTGGACTTCAAGAGAGAAGCAGGATTATGGCATGGTGTTCTCACT AGCGTCATGAATCGGATGCACGTGATCAGCATTCCTTACTCCCTGATGAAAGTCAACCCCCTCTCCTGGATACAGAAGGTTCACACATACAAAG CGCGGGTAGCAGTGGTGAAGTCGAGGGACATGCACTGGTCTCTGCTGGCCCAAAGAGACCAGAGAGACATCAGCCTGAGCTCACTGCGCATGCTGATCGTAGCTGATGGAGCCAACCCAT GGTCGATATCCTCCTGCGATGCCTTCCTCAACGTGTTCCAGGCACGTGGGTTGCGACCTGAGGTGATCTGTCCATGTGCCAGCTCTTCAGAAGCCATGACTGTCGCCATCCGCAG ACCTCCAGAAATGGGCGTTCCTCCTCCAGGGAAGGCTGTGCTATCTATGGGTGGGCTGAGCCATAGTGTGATCCGTGTGGACACAGAGGAGAAActctctgtcctcacagtgCAGGATGTGGGACAGGTCATGCCTGGAG CTGTGGTTTGTGTGGTGCGAGTGGAGGGGACACCCTATCTCTGTCAGACAGACGAGGTTGGAGAGATCTGCGTGAGCTCAGGTTGCACTGGTGTAGCTTATTACGGCCTCCCAGGCATGACCAAGAACATTTTTGAG ACCATCCCAGTAACATCGTCTGGGCTTCCCATCAGTGACAGACCCTTCAGCAGGACCTCACTGCTGGGCTTTGTGGGACCA GACAGCCTTGTGTTTGTGGTGGGGAAGATGGATGGGATGATGGTGGTCAGTGGACGGAGACACAATGCTGACGACGTGGTTGCCACAGCACTGGCAGTGGAGCCCATGAAGTTTGTGTACAGGGggag GAtagctgtgttttctgtgtcagtgCTGCATGATGAGAGGATTGTTgttgtggcagagcagagaccAGACGCCTCTGAGGAAGACAGCTTCCAGTGGATGAGCCGTGTCCTTCAG gcCATCGACAGCATCCACCAGGTCGGGGTGTACTGCTTGGCTCTGGTGCCTGCCAACACGCTTCCCAAGGCTCCCCTGGGTGGCATTCATATATCTGAGACAAAACAGCGCTTCCTGGAGGGCGCCTTGCACCCCTGCAACGTCCTCATGTGCCCTCACACGTGTGTCACGAATCTACCCAAGCCGAGACAAAAACAGCCAG AGGTCGGACCTGCTTCTATGATAGTGGGCAACCTGGTGGCAGGCAAGAGGATAGCACAGGCCTGTGGGAGAGATGTGGCCCAACTAGAGGACAATGACCAGGCACGTAAG TTCCTCTACATACAGGATGTGCTGCAGTGGAGAGCTCAGGCCACTCCGGACCATCCACTGTTTCTTGTTCTCAATGCTAAG GGCACGGTGGCTAGTACGGCTTCCTGTCTGCAGCTGCACAAGCGGGCAGAGCGGGTTGCTGCGGCACTTATGGGACGCCTCAACACCGGAGACCATGTAGCGCTCGTCTACCCACCAG GAATCGACCTGATTGCCACCTTTTATGGCTGCCTGTATGCTGGCTGTGTCCCAGTGACTGTCAGACCCCCGCACCCGCAGAACCTGGCCACCACCCTGCCCACCGTCAAGATGATTGTTGAG GTCAGTAAGTCGGTGTGTATCCTGACCACTCAAGCAATAATGAAGCTGCTGAAATCCaaagaggctgctgctgctgtggacaTCAAGAGCTGGCCCATGGTGCTGGACACAG ATGACCTCCCCAGGAAGAAGAGTCCCCAGATGTATAAGCCTCCGACCCCTGAGATGTTGGCTTACCTGGACTTCAGTGTGTCCACAACAGGCATCCTAGCAGGGGTCAAA ATGTCTCACGCTGCCACTAGTGCCTTGTGTCGCTCCATCAAACTGCAGTGTGAGCTCTACCCTTCTCGGCAGATCGCCATCTGTCTGGACCCCTACTGTGGCCTGGGTTTCGCTCTCTGGTGCTTGTGCAG TGTGTACTCGGGCCATCAGTCGATCCTCGTTCCCCCTCTGGAGCTGGAGAGCAATGCGTCTCTGTGGCTGGCGGCGGTCAGCCAATACAAAGTGCGCGTTACCTTCTGCTCTTACTCAGTCATGGAGATGTGCACCAAGGGCCTGGGTTCACAGACAGAAGCACTGCGG TTGCGAAATGTGAACCTGTCTTGTGTGCGTACGTGCATGGTGGTAGCAGAGGAGAGGCCTCGCATATCACTAACTCAGTCCTTCTCAAAGATTTTCAAGGACTTGGGGCTTTCACCTCGTGCCGTCAGCACCACCTTCGGCTGCAGGGTTAATGTGGCGATCTGTTTGCAG CCCAACAGGTTAGGGAAACTGGCTGAGCAG GGCACAGCCGGACCGGACCCCACCACCGTTTACGTGGACATGAGAGCTCTACGACATGATCG GGTTCGCCTGGTAGAGAGGGGGTCTCCACACAGCTTGCCACTGATGGAGTCAGGAAAG ATCCTTCCAGGAGTGAAGGTGATTATTGCCAACACAGAGACTAAAGGACCCTTGGGAGACTCCCATCTAGGAGAG ATCTGGGTGAGCAGTCCTCACAATGCCACGGGCTACTACACTGTTTATGGAGAGGAGGCGCTGCATGCTGACCACTTCAACACCAAGCTCAGCTTTGGCGACACTCAGACTGTCTGGGCAAGGACGGGCTATCTGGGCTTCCTGCGGCGCACTGAGCTGACTGATGCCAGTGGAG aGCGCCATGACGCCCTTTATGTGGTGGGCTCTCTTGATGAGACTCTGGAGCTGAGGGGAATGAGGTATCACCCAATTGACATCGAGACCTCTGTCATCCGTTCTCACAAGAGTATAGCTGAATG TGCGGTGTTCACTTGGAccaacctgctggtggtggtggtggagctTGAGGGATCAGAGCAGGAGGCCCTGGACCTGGTGGCCCTGGTCACCAATGTTGTCCTGGAGGAGCACTACCTCATTGTaggtgtggtggtggtggtcgaCCCCGGCGTCATCCCTATCAACTCCCGAGGGGAGAAGCAGCGCATGCACCTGAGAGATGGATTCTTGGCAGACCAACTGGACCCCATATACGTGGCTTACAACATGTGA